The window ATTATATTGGTGCATTGGGATGTAGTTCCCATATTCATTTACCAAGACGCTTATTTAACCAACCTTGCACTAGAATTGCGATAAACCAGCCATGTGTTCTTATCTTCATGTCATGAAGGATTTCAGCGAGCAAGGTTAAACAATGTGAAACACTGAGCAGCCCAACACAGCTCTCACGTTTTCATGCTTTCACAtctcatatcatatcatatgcTAACTTCCAATGCATGTGTTTCAAAATACACAACATAAACAATATCGGATTTAAATGCAGTGATAGCTGCACTGCTAACATTTAGCTACAAATCTCCCATTGATTACTACGGTTTGCCTCGCTATAAGCTCATTCTGCAAGAGCAACAAAACAAAGATATAAAACAACATGCTTGAGAAATAATTCCATGCGTTTGCTGGTGTGATGTTTGTTTACAAAGAACTATAAGCTAGCTCAAGGAGGCAATgcctgcaaaaacaaaaaacaaggcTCAAACGATGCTCCGCCGCACATGATAGCAGGCTAATTTAGCTCAATTAGCATACACACTTTTTCTTGGCGTCTAAACGCTACAAGCAAAGCATTCACGCGTTTATtcgcatttatttgaatgttatCGTCGTGCGCGCTAACACACCGAGCCTTTGCTTAGCAACAGCGCGGGCCGAGCTGAACAGATTTCACCTGATCTTATCATGTTTAAACGTAACAGCGACGGCGCAGGTCTTTTCCAGTGCAACGAGAATCTACAATAACATATTCTGATGTTAATGTGGATGATTATTTTATACTTACTGAGATATTTTTCGATGTTTTCCTATTCGTGTTGGATAATGAGGCTGAGGCGGCGGCGGCTTTTTCCCTGCACACAGGAGTTTGCTGCCTCTCGCGCATGCATCCGTCCAGTGGCGAGTCCAGCCAATCAGCATGCGCCTGTGCTAGACGCTCTCGCGCCAAAAACAGCCTCACGCGCATACAATGGGATGCGCACGCGTCGCAGGGCTACCAAAACCTACAGTTTTTGCTGAAAATTTCtgataattttaaaattattttagggGGAAAAACATATTTTCGATGAGAGGCACGAGTGTCTAATAAGGGGTTAAAGTGATAACGAAGCTATGTGAGTGAAATTattaattgtaaattattaaaccctcatatatatatatatgaaataacatgttttttattatttaaaaaaacgtactgttttttataattattattatttttagaaaagTTTGCGATCAAACGGACGAAACCTCTTGCTCTCGGGATTGATTTGAGTCTCAGCCAATCAGACATCGCCAAagagcaaaacaaaagcattagcGGGAACAGTAAACCAATCATCGTCTGTAGTAGGAGGGGCCTGTTTACAGCCACGCTATTTATGGTATCTCCCCCAATTCTCAGTGTGTGTCTCACCGACAAGCGTGTGGCGCAGCACGGACAGAAACAGTCGGAAGGATGTCCAAGGAGGTAGGTTGGCTTCAATAAtacagttatttaggagttataaaaatatattgtaagcAATGTTGTTTTGGTCGTTTGAGTGTTTTTCCATTTAACGCGGACCTCATTCGTGGCTCTTTGTTAATGCAAATAGCGTGTTCGAGCCGCCATTTTAACTCTTGTATAATGCACACATTAGGCCGCATGGTTACATCGAAGGTCGTGTTCATAAAAATAATAGTCTCTTTGTTTTAATTGCTCAATCGCCGTATCTATAAATGTTTGCATCTATTTATTGCCACCAGTGTCTGGCTGGAACAGAGATGCAATTACAAATAGGCCGCATGGTCCGGCACCAACATGGCGGAGGTGTTTGTTCACCTTCCTTTAATAGTCTGTTACCCCAATGAAGCTTTGCGCATGAATAGTGTTAGTTTAATATCTGCTGCAGATAACAGACACGATGCACAGCTATAATGTTACTAAATTATTATGGATTGTTTTCAGGGCCAGCCACGTGAGCCAGAGCAGCTGCGGAAGCTCTTCATTGGAGGGCTCAGCTTTGAAACCACTGATGATAGTTTGCGGGCACATTTTGAACAATGGGGAACCTTAACGGATTGTGTGGTAAGCTTCTTCCACCTTATCTATATAGTTATGTAATAagtacatctttttttttaatctaactTAAGATTGAGTATTGTGATTTTTAAGGCTGCTGTGATGACCACTAGGTGTTTGACCCTTACGCTTATGTGATGCTTTTAGGTCATGAAAGATCCAAACACCAAACGCTCCAGGGGCTTTGGGTTTGTCACATATTCCAGCGTGACTGAAGTCGACGCCGCTATGGATGCACGCCCCCACAAGGTCGACGGTAGACTTGTGGAGCCCAAACGAGCCGTGTCTCGAGAGGTGAGGACTTTTGTAATGTAAAAGCTTCAATAAAGATATGCATGAGTGCAAATGCCTAATTGCATGTATGTTTCAGGATTCCAACAAGCCATTTGCTCACACAACCGTGAAGAAGATTTTTGTGGGTGGCATTAAGGATGACACTGAGGAGAACCATCTTCGCGACTACTTCGACGTGTTTGGAAAGATTGAGGCCATTGAGATAATGGTTGACCACAAGACTGGAAACAAAAGGGGCTTTGCCTTTGTTACGTTTGACGATCATGATTCTGTTGATCGTATTGTCAGTAAGTGCTATCATTCGGTTGTCGACTTTTTAATATCTTAATGTTGTAGGGTTTTAAAAATTAACCCTGGTGGATGTTTCCCTATTAGTTCAAAAATACCACACTGTGAATGGGCACAACTGTGAAGTCAGGAAAGCTCTATCTAAACAAGAAATGCAGAACACTGGCATGAACATGAGAGGTAAGTTTGTTCATGGGTCTGTTTCTACCCCCCCTTAATATACTGTGCTGTATTAATGataatgatattattatttatttatttattttttatttttttaatgaatctgtAGGccgtggtggtggtggtggtggaggAGGTGGAAACTTCAACAGATATGGCAATAACGGTGGCTACAACAATGACTTTGGAGGTGGTGGTGGCGGCGGTGGCAACCGCGACGGATACTTTGGAAGAGGTACATGCCAAAGTGGACATTTGAAGAGTTTTGAATTGTATATTTGCTTTTTATAGAGACTTAACACCTTTTTCACAATCATGTTGCAGGCGGTAGAGGAGGTAATGGTGGTGGTGGAGGTGGTGGTTATGGAGGAGGTGACTGCTACAACAATGGATTTGGTGGAGATGGTATGTTTTCTTTTAGTGGTTTGAAGATTTAACTGATTGTAAATGTTaagtttggtatcatttgaCTTTTAACCATTTTTATCTATTCCTAGTTTCTAATAAGGTAAACTTGGATATTCACATTTTTTTGTTGCAACTGAGTACCATGAACGCAAATCAACAGGCTAAAGAACAATGAACTTTTGCCTATGGTTTTGACAAATGCCACACCAAAAACTAGCCAAAGtaattttgcagtattaaagaca of the Megalobrama amblycephala isolate DHTTF-2021 linkage group LG24, ASM1881202v1, whole genome shotgun sequence genome contains:
- the hnrnpa1b gene encoding heterogeneous nuclear ribonucleoprotein A1b isoform X2 — translated: MSKEGQPREPEQLRKLFIGGLSFETTDDSLRAHFEQWGTLTDCVVMKDPNTKRSRGFGFVTYSSVTEVDAAMDARPHKVDGRLVEPKRAVSREDSNKPFAHTTVKKIFVGGIKDDTEENHLRDYFDVFGKIEAIEIMVDHKTGNKRGFAFVTFDDHDSVDRIVIQKYHTVNGHNCEVRKALSKQEMQNTGMNMRGGYGGGGGGGPGNYGGNRGYGGGGGGGHGYGNQGGGYGGGGNSGGGYNDNYNNGNGNFGGGNFGGGGGGGGGSGNYSDFGNYNNQQSNYGPMKGNFGSGGGGGRNSGPYGGGYGGGSSGGYGGGSSGRRF
- the hnrnpa1b gene encoding heterogeneous nuclear ribonucleoprotein A1b isoform X1, whose product is MSKEGQPREPEQLRKLFIGGLSFETTDDSLRAHFEQWGTLTDCVVMKDPNTKRSRGFGFVTYSSVTEVDAAMDARPHKVDGRLVEPKRAVSREDSNKPFAHTTVKKIFVGGIKDDTEENHLRDYFDVFGKIEAIEIMVDHKTGNKRGFAFVTFDDHDSVDRIVIQKYHTVNGHNCEVRKALSKQEMQNTGMNMRGRGGGGGGGGGNFNRYGNNGGYNNDFGGGGGGGGNRDGYFGRGGRGGNGGGGGGGYGGGDCYNNGFGGDGGYGGGGGGGPGNYGGNRGYGGGGGGGHGYGNQGGGYGGGGNSGGGYNDNYNNGNGNFGGGNFGGGGGGGGGSGNYSDFGNYNNQQSNYGPMKGNFGSGGGGGRNSGPYGGGYGGGSSGGYGGGSSGRRF